The proteins below are encoded in one region of Reichenbachiella sp. 5M10:
- a CDS encoding N-acetylmuramoyl-L-alanine amidase, whose protein sequence is MKNVLLIGIFALSLLFASFNHTGVKDYRIRKVVIDAGHGGKDQGTSGQFSLEKDIALSIALETGKIINEYLPDVEVIYTRKDDSFPTLYERADVANNNHADLFISIHCNSAPYSEKVHGTETYIMGLHMSNENFEVAKRENSVISLEQNSDEHYEGFDPKSPESYILFSLYQNAYQQNSLELAQNVEDQFKNRVGRRSRGVKSAGFLVLWKTSMPSVLIETGFLSNAKEEKDLNDKLQQTYIASGIFRAFRDYKNQLESKN, encoded by the coding sequence ATGAAAAATGTTCTACTAATAGGGATTTTTGCTTTAAGTCTATTATTCGCTTCCTTCAACCATACGGGGGTCAAAGATTACCGTATACGCAAGGTTGTCATCGATGCTGGTCATGGAGGAAAGGACCAAGGCACTTCAGGTCAATTCTCACTTGAAAAAGACATAGCACTAAGTATCGCACTCGAAACAGGGAAAATCATCAACGAATACTTGCCGGATGTCGAAGTGATCTACACCCGCAAAGATGACAGCTTTCCTACGCTCTACGAGCGAGCCGATGTAGCCAACAACAACCACGCGGACTTGTTCATTTCGATTCACTGCAACTCCGCTCCCTACAGCGAAAAAGTACACGGAACAGAGACATACATCATGGGACTCCATATGTCCAACGAAAATTTCGAAGTAGCCAAACGAGAAAATTCGGTCATCTCTCTGGAGCAAAACTCAGATGAGCATTATGAAGGTTTCGACCCCAAATCCCCCGAATCGTACATTTTATTCTCTCTCTACCAAAATGCCTACCAACAAAACAGCTTGGAACTGGCGCAAAACGTAGAAGATCAATTCAAAAATCGAGTAGGAAGAAGGAGCCGAGGGGTTAAGTCTGCGGGATTTTTAGTACTTTGGAAGACCAGTATGCCTAGCGTCCTGATCGAGACCGGATTTCTCAGCAATGCAAAAGAGGAAAAAGATCTAAACGATAAGTTGCAACAAACGTATATTGCATCAGGTATTTTCAGAGCATTCAGGGATTACAAAAATCAATTAGAATCTAAAAACTAG
- the hemE gene encoding uroporphyrinogen decarboxylase, protein MTLQNDLLIRAAKGEKTERVPVWLMRQAGRILPEYRAVRSSVSGFIELAKTPELAAEVTIQPVDLLGVDAAIIFSDILVIPEAMGLPYQMVEKKGPWFENTVSSTSDLAKIHLAEPEQDLSYVLDAIKITKKELNGRVPLIGFAGAPWTIFSYMVEGAGSKTFSKAKKMLYAEPELSHQLLQMITESTIRYLKAQIEAGADLIQIFDSWAGILSPEQYDTFGLKYISQICNAINDVPVTVFAKGAFFARKRMGTLNCETIGLDWNMSVSASRRLIGDSKTLQGNLDPCVLYSSDEEIEKRTIQMLEAFGGHKHIANLGHGVYPDIHPDKVKVFIETVKNWRA, encoded by the coding sequence ATGACACTTCAAAATGACTTACTGATTCGGGCAGCCAAAGGAGAAAAAACAGAACGAGTACCTGTATGGCTCATGAGACAAGCGGGACGTATACTACCCGAGTACCGTGCAGTCCGTAGTAGTGTCAGTGGATTCATTGAGCTCGCCAAAACTCCCGAGCTTGCCGCAGAAGTGACCATTCAGCCCGTCGATCTCTTGGGCGTAGATGCAGCGATCATCTTTTCTGACATCCTCGTCATCCCAGAAGCCATGGGACTCCCCTACCAAATGGTAGAAAAGAAAGGACCGTGGTTTGAAAATACCGTATCGTCCACGAGTGATCTAGCCAAGATACACTTGGCCGAACCCGAACAAGACCTATCCTATGTACTGGATGCGATCAAGATCACCAAGAAAGAATTGAATGGCCGTGTGCCCTTGATTGGCTTTGCAGGAGCACCATGGACCATTTTTTCATACATGGTCGAAGGAGCAGGTAGCAAAACCTTCTCCAAAGCCAAAAAAATGCTCTACGCCGAACCAGAGCTCTCACATCAACTCCTGCAAATGATCACCGAGAGTACAATCCGATACCTCAAAGCGCAGATTGAAGCAGGAGCGGACTTGATACAGATTTTTGACTCATGGGCCGGCATATTGTCCCCCGAACAATACGATACCTTCGGACTCAAATACATCAGCCAAATCTGCAACGCCATCAACGATGTACCAGTCACAGTCTTTGCCAAAGGGGCCTTTTTTGCACGCAAGCGCATGGGGACGCTCAACTGCGAGACCATTGGCCTAGACTGGAACATGAGCGTATCTGCTTCGCGTCGACTCATAGGAGACTCCAAGACACTGCAGGGCAATCTTGACCCCTGCGTACTCTACAGTTCTGATGAAGAAATCGAAAAGAGAACCATCCAAATGCTAGAAGCTTTTGGAGGACACAAACACATCGCTAATCTTGGGCACGGCGTCTATCCAGACATTCACCCTGACAAAGTCAAAGTCTTCATCGAAACGGTAAAGAATTGGAGAGCCTAG
- a CDS encoding tetratricopeptide repeat protein produces MSVKLYFIIMLSFLLGLFFVAGETFASTTTPSQGLDSLKIQLDTTQNVESRAELLFLIGDQESKINGTTALPYYAEILEIASEKKNPVMRSRAYNRIGVLWYIENNMHESMRNYYLALEGLREIPSNYDLLCGINNNIAWNFQKQKDYKRALEYYNTSERFCEMSNNQSILAHVLNNKGVVFKDLKEYDKALSQLKKSRQINKQQNDITRELFNINNIGVVYQEQGHYETANKYFIQALILNQKRQDHFEATNNLMNLGKSYYMLHQYNAAEDTLKHALRLSEITRSVPQRHEILNYLYQVKEKQQDYQEALHYYTEYNNLEDSLFKQGQYTDLIELEAKYKSAQNERILQESQNQLLKQQYINTLFLIALLFALLFIGILIWIYTNKKRNEKKLIALNKEIDEQNDKIQTINHNLEKTVNDRTKVIREQNEHLREFAYMNSHNIRRPLSNILGLLSLIEEETDPQKIKELTSLANETATEMDEIIQEVNQQLREEKL; encoded by the coding sequence TTGAGCGTCAAACTCTATTTCATCATCATGTTGTCTTTTTTACTAGGTTTATTCTTTGTTGCAGGCGAAACTTTCGCGAGCACCACAACGCCTAGCCAAGGCTTGGACAGTCTAAAAATACAGCTGGACACGACTCAAAACGTCGAATCACGGGCCGAACTTCTCTTTCTGATCGGAGATCAAGAAAGCAAAATAAATGGCACGACGGCACTCCCCTATTATGCGGAAATTTTAGAAATCGCCAGCGAAAAGAAAAACCCAGTCATGCGCTCCCGAGCATACAATCGCATCGGCGTGCTGTGGTACATCGAAAACAACATGCACGAGTCGATGCGAAACTACTACCTGGCACTGGAAGGGCTCCGAGAAATACCCAGCAACTACGACCTGCTGTGCGGCATCAACAACAACATCGCCTGGAATTTTCAAAAACAAAAAGACTACAAAAGAGCACTAGAATACTACAATACAAGTGAGCGTTTCTGTGAAATGTCCAATAACCAATCCATACTCGCTCATGTGCTCAACAACAAAGGTGTGGTCTTCAAAGACTTGAAAGAGTACGACAAAGCACTCTCTCAGCTCAAAAAGTCCCGTCAAATCAACAAGCAACAAAACGACATCACACGGGAGCTATTCAACATCAACAACATCGGCGTAGTATACCAAGAGCAAGGACACTACGAAACAGCCAACAAGTATTTCATTCAGGCTCTCATCCTCAACCAAAAACGGCAAGATCATTTTGAAGCGACCAACAACCTGATGAACCTGGGCAAATCCTACTACATGCTCCATCAATACAACGCAGCTGAAGACACCCTCAAACATGCTCTGCGACTTTCTGAAATCACCCGATCCGTACCGCAACGTCACGAAATCCTCAACTACCTCTACCAAGTCAAAGAAAAACAACAGGACTATCAAGAAGCCCTTCACTACTACACCGAATACAATAACCTAGAAGACAGCCTATTCAAGCAAGGACAGTATACTGACCTCATCGAATTAGAAGCCAAATACAAATCGGCACAGAACGAACGTATCCTACAGGAATCTCAAAATCAGCTACTCAAACAGCAATACATCAACACCTTGTTTTTGATCGCCCTGCTATTTGCGCTCCTTTTCATCGGGATCCTGATCTGGATCTACACCAACAAAAAACGCAACGAGAAAAAACTCATTGCCCTCAACAAAGAGATCGACGAGCAGAATGACAAAATTCAAACGATCAACCACAACCTCGAAAAAACGGTCAATGATAGAACCAAGGTCATCCGTGAACAAAACGAACACCTTCGTGAATTTGCCTACATGAATTCGCACAACATCCGACGTCCTCTTTCCAATATACTCGGTTTGCTCAGCTTGATCGAGGAAGAAACAGACCCACAAAAGATCAAGGAACTCACCTCATTGGCCAATGAAACGGCGACAGAAATGGATGAAATCATCCAGGAAGTCAACCAGCAACTCCGAGAAGAGAAACTTTAG
- a CDS encoding MlaD family protein yields MTKEVKVGLFAAISGAILYFGFNFLKGIDFFSSTSRYYAIYENIDGLNISNPVIVNGYAVGRVSNIEILQKRNNQIIVEMDVKGTLTIGKGTSAILMNSDFLGSKSILLDIKNIDQPLESGDTIHGEVDLGLAAILNRAEPLTDDIGVTISRLNGILKGMQGTGQEVKVTLENLNKTVVNVNNLVVQNNVKLKRSFDNLNLLMNNVNQKVDLLGPLLVNADSTLQKVNNLELEETLSSLNLVLAGLQTTMDDINSGKGTLGKIINEDSLYTNLNQAILDLDQLLIHIDENPKHFLGPLAKSSKKIARDREEND; encoded by the coding sequence GTGACCAAAGAAGTAAAAGTCGGTTTATTCGCCGCGATATCAGGAGCCATTTTGTATTTCGGGTTCAACTTTCTCAAAGGGATAGACTTTTTTTCGTCTACGAGTAGGTATTATGCGATATACGAAAACATAGACGGTCTCAACATCTCCAACCCCGTCATCGTCAATGGCTATGCAGTGGGGCGTGTGAGCAACATCGAAATCCTCCAAAAAAGAAACAATCAAATCATCGTAGAGATGGATGTCAAAGGCACCTTGACCATAGGCAAGGGCACCTCGGCGATTTTGATGAACAGCGACTTCTTAGGCAGTAAATCCATCCTGCTCGACATCAAAAACATCGACCAACCCCTCGAAAGTGGTGACACCATACATGGAGAAGTGGATCTAGGCCTAGCAGCCATACTCAACCGCGCAGAACCACTCACCGATGACATAGGTGTGACCATCAGCCGTCTCAACGGAATCCTCAAAGGCATGCAGGGCACCGGGCAAGAGGTAAAAGTCACGCTCGAAAACCTAAACAAGACAGTAGTCAACGTCAACAACCTTGTCGTACAAAACAACGTCAAGCTCAAACGAAGCTTTGACAACCTCAACTTGCTCATGAACAATGTCAACCAAAAGGTAGACCTCTTGGGGCCGCTACTCGTCAATGCAGACTCTACACTCCAAAAAGTCAACAATCTAGAATTGGAAGAAACGCTGAGTTCACTCAACTTGGTCCTTGCGGGACTACAGACCACCATGGACGACATCAATAGTGGCAAGGGCACACTGGGCAAAATCATCAACGAAGATTCCCTGTACACCAACTTGAATCAGGCGATCTTGGACTTGGACCAATTGCTGATCCACATCGATGAAAACCCAAAGCACTTTTTGGGTCCGCTGGCTAAGTCATCGAAAAAGATAGCTCGGGATCGGGAGGAGAACGATTAA
- a CDS encoding histidine kinase, producing the protein MLDTFIRFVNRGNKYLSALFVVVLIAIATTFFLTDLISDQVNQANNNVATHSFQNKYQNIKHEFSLYLKPITNAQLFARTNDSSVADYVEKVLQAQSMDSLVYRNWYFIETNGDIGKAYFNSRKEHDSSSFTSWRYERSSIIKDEQGAYYWRNQSLIETEQGSIHMGYDLDLVRLHDYIGDLDSYAISYAYVFDQKGMCLLHPDVTRIGQNVFDFNLIEPADTTFNERNYSKRVVKSEYLQINVTNYIRKLQIGGSTWFVSVNFPNSIHEEDINLIKKYVTIIYIVSTSLLLFLFYFFSFRLRREYREKEQLQQEKSALALQKEVAEKQNAYFQLQQLKNQINPHMLFNSLNTLYTLVDKDQNLSKQFVHKLSKLYRYLTDRPENNICTVNDELEIVREYLFMQKIRFDNRLVFEVEIMAQASLYQKVPYLAVQTVVENAIKHNIATTDTPLIITIMVDTDLLTVKNNYQPKRVTQDSGEQFGLRYLRSIYEYYHCDNFGSYIENGHFNCQLPYLT; encoded by the coding sequence ATGCTTGATACTTTCATCCGATTTGTCAACAGAGGCAACAAATATCTATCAGCACTTTTTGTAGTAGTTCTTATAGCTATTGCGACTACTTTTTTCCTCACTGACCTTATCTCAGACCAGGTCAACCAAGCCAACAACAATGTGGCCACACATAGCTTCCAAAACAAATACCAAAACATCAAGCATGAATTTTCTCTCTATCTCAAACCCATCACCAATGCACAGCTTTTTGCTAGGACCAACGACTCAAGCGTAGCTGATTATGTAGAAAAAGTCCTGCAAGCGCAATCCATGGATAGCCTAGTTTATCGAAACTGGTACTTTATCGAAACCAACGGAGACATTGGCAAAGCATATTTCAATTCCCGAAAAGAGCACGACTCCTCTTCATTCACCTCTTGGAGGTACGAAAGAAGTAGTATAATCAAAGACGAGCAAGGCGCATATTATTGGCGAAATCAGAGTCTCATAGAGACAGAGCAAGGCAGTATTCATATGGGGTATGATCTTGATTTGGTACGCTTGCATGATTACATAGGAGATTTGGATTCCTATGCCATCAGCTATGCTTATGTCTTTGACCAAAAAGGGATGTGCTTGCTACACCCAGATGTGACACGCATTGGACAAAATGTATTTGATTTCAATCTAATAGAACCCGCAGACACTACATTCAATGAACGCAACTATTCTAAACGAGTAGTTAAATCTGAATATCTCCAAATCAATGTAACCAACTACATACGCAAATTACAAATTGGTGGGTCTACGTGGTTTGTTTCGGTCAATTTCCCCAACAGTATTCATGAAGAGGATATCAACCTGATCAAGAAGTACGTGACTATTATATACATCGTATCGACATCCCTTCTCCTATTTTTATTCTACTTCTTCAGTTTCAGACTCAGGCGCGAGTATCGAGAAAAAGAACAGCTACAACAAGAAAAGTCCGCCCTAGCCTTGCAAAAGGAAGTAGCAGAAAAACAAAATGCCTACTTCCAACTACAGCAGCTCAAAAACCAAATCAACCCACACATGCTGTTCAATTCTCTGAACACACTGTACACTCTGGTAGACAAGGATCAAAACCTCTCCAAACAGTTCGTTCATAAACTTTCGAAACTCTATAGGTACCTGACCGACCGGCCCGAAAACAACATATGCACAGTAAATGATGAACTCGAGATCGTGAGAGAATATTTATTCATGCAAAAAATCCGTTTTGACAATCGACTAGTTTTTGAAGTCGAAATAATGGCGCAGGCATCCCTCTACCAAAAAGTCCCCTACCTAGCTGTACAGACCGTAGTAGAAAACGCCATAAAACATAATATAGCTACGACTGACACCCCTCTGATTATTACCATCATGGTAGACACGGATCTACTGACCGTAAAAAACAACTACCAGCCCAAAAGAGTAACCCAAGATTCCGGAGAACAATTTGGTTTGCGCTACTTGCGTAGTATCTACGAGTATTACCATTGTGACAATTTTGGCAGTTATATAGAAAACGGTCATTTCAACTGTCAACTCCCCTATTTGACATAA
- a CDS encoding response regulator — translation MKTNLLLICLSLCFCSYSIDLQAETKKVPQIEKGFLDLRGWEFQKSAPISLDGEWEFYWEQLIFPNEFDSGNYTPIFRQFPKLWKNDTIANAVITNRGFATQRLRVVLNSVTPELAISVPHFYSSYILFINGEYISANGQVGKNALTSNPHWELITRDLKITNDTLDIVLQISNFQHSRGGALAPIELGEKVIMQTQKRREEANDLIMASSLFFVGLFFMVLFSFGRHEKQIFFYALFCLFYSYRAIGSGNYTFHALVPTLPWELTLRLEYITMFLSAWSFSFYSYHLYKKETSKVFLFISTAFCGICIVTSIFFSVRVFSELATPFVVFMLFCFVYMFGTYVVAVMRKREGSKLSLVSSSVLFFVMATGVLEYFGWARASLMFYFVGYQQFFFIQSIILFYRYNRKIEIAKEKAESAAKSQSDFLSMISHEIRTPLNAVIGLTNYLIGDEPKKEHVDDLKTLKFSAEHLHVLINDVLDYSKLDAGKIEFEYVDVNIVEVCQNIAKAQETKAREKNIYLNVIYDEDIPKFVVCDGLRMSQILTNLIGNAIKFTNEGGVTLSLTKIMLTKQRVSIKFTVEDSGIGIPKDKQDKIFDSFSQASTSTTRQYGGTGLGLSITKRILDLQKIKINVFSIEGQGSRFYFTQTFQISETQEKVSETIKVDRNELEGKKILLVEDNPVNVMVAKKFLSRWDIDVDVAENGREALEKTATVEYDLILMDLQMPVMDGYTASRELRKGGLEIPILALTASVMLDVGDKVFECGMNDFITKPFEPEDLYNKIRIHIEKREQALSES, via the coding sequence TTGAAAACTAATCTCCTACTTATTTGCCTTTCGTTGTGCTTTTGTAGCTACAGCATTGATTTACAAGCCGAAACGAAGAAGGTGCCTCAAATAGAAAAGGGTTTCTTGGATCTTCGTGGTTGGGAGTTTCAGAAAAGTGCTCCCATTAGTCTAGACGGAGAGTGGGAGTTTTATTGGGAGCAGCTCATTTTTCCCAATGAATTCGATTCGGGAAACTATACGCCAATTTTTCGTCAATTCCCCAAACTTTGGAAAAACGATACAATCGCCAATGCTGTCATCACCAACCGTGGGTTTGCTACACAGCGTTTGCGTGTAGTTCTCAATTCTGTCACGCCTGAATTGGCAATTTCAGTCCCTCATTTTTACAGTTCGTACATCTTATTTATCAACGGGGAGTATATCTCAGCCAATGGTCAAGTAGGGAAAAATGCTTTGACATCTAACCCTCATTGGGAGTTGATCACCCGAGACCTCAAAATCACCAACGATACATTGGATATCGTCCTGCAGATATCCAATTTTCAGCATTCGAGAGGAGGGGCACTGGCACCTATCGAACTGGGCGAAAAGGTGATCATGCAGACACAAAAGCGTCGAGAGGAGGCGAATGACCTCATCATGGCATCCAGTTTGTTTTTTGTGGGTTTGTTCTTTATGGTGTTGTTTTCCTTTGGGAGACATGAGAAGCAGATATTTTTCTATGCGTTGTTTTGCCTATTTTATAGCTACCGTGCGATCGGTTCTGGCAACTATACTTTTCATGCGCTGGTGCCGACATTGCCCTGGGAATTGACGCTCAGACTAGAGTATATCACGATGTTTTTGTCCGCATGGTCTTTTTCCTTCTATTCGTATCACTTGTACAAGAAAGAAACCTCCAAAGTCTTTTTGTTCATCTCGACGGCATTTTGTGGGATATGTATCGTGACGAGTATTTTCTTTTCTGTACGTGTTTTTTCTGAGCTAGCGACTCCATTCGTGGTATTTATGCTGTTCTGCTTTGTGTACATGTTTGGTACATATGTGGTAGCGGTGATGCGAAAGCGTGAAGGGTCCAAATTGTCCTTGGTGAGTTCGAGTGTGCTGTTTTTTGTGATGGCAACCGGAGTGCTGGAGTATTTTGGGTGGGCACGTGCGTCTTTGATGTTTTATTTCGTGGGGTATCAGCAGTTCTTTTTTATCCAGTCTATTATCCTATTTTATCGTTACAACCGCAAAATCGAAATTGCGAAGGAAAAGGCCGAGTCAGCAGCCAAGTCACAGTCGGATTTCTTGTCAATGATCTCACATGAGATCAGGACACCACTCAATGCTGTGATAGGTTTGACCAACTATTTGATCGGGGATGAACCGAAAAAGGAGCATGTAGATGATCTCAAAACCTTGAAATTTTCGGCAGAGCATCTGCACGTACTGATCAATGACGTATTGGATTATAGCAAACTCGATGCGGGTAAAATAGAATTTGAATATGTAGATGTCAATATCGTAGAGGTATGTCAAAATATCGCCAAGGCACAAGAAACCAAGGCAAGAGAGAAAAATATCTATCTAAACGTTATATATGATGAAGACATTCCTAAGTTTGTAGTCTGTGACGGTTTACGGATGAGCCAGATATTGACCAACTTGATTGGCAATGCAATCAAGTTTACCAATGAAGGGGGAGTAACTCTAAGTTTGACCAAAATAATGTTGACCAAACAGCGGGTGTCGATCAAGTTTACTGTCGAAGATTCGGGTATTGGAATTCCTAAAGACAAGCAGGATAAGATCTTTGATAGCTTTTCGCAAGCATCGACATCTACGACGCGTCAATACGGGGGGACAGGTCTTGGTCTATCGATTACCAAGCGGATACTGGATCTTCAAAAAATTAAAATCAACGTGTTTAGTATAGAGGGACAGGGCTCTCGTTTTTACTTTACACAAACTTTTCAGATCAGCGAAACGCAAGAGAAAGTGTCAGAAACGATAAAAGTAGATCGCAACGAACTCGAAGGGAAGAAAATCCTGTTGGTAGAGGATAATCCCGTCAATGTCATGGTAGCCAAGAAGTTCTTGTCACGATGGGATATCGATGTAGACGTGGCTGAAAATGGCCGAGAGGCTTTGGAAAAAACAGCTACAGTTGAGTACGATTTGATCTTGATGGATTTGCAAATGCCCGTGATGGATGGTTATACGGCTTCACGTGAGTTGCGAAAAGGCGGTCTTGAGATACCCATCTTGGCGCTGACTGCATCCGTGATGCTGGATGTTGGGGACAAGGTCTTCGAGTGTGGAATGAATGATTTCATCACTAAGCCTTTTGAGCCAGAAGACTTATACAACAAAATAAGAATTCACATAGAGAAGAGAGAACAAGCCCTCTCAGAGAGCTAG
- a CDS encoding pyridoxal phosphate-dependent aminotransferase, which produces MEQLSNRIKNMAESATLAMAAKAREFKAKGIDVISLSLGEPDFKTPKHIQEGAKQAIDSEKYFAYPPVNGYADLREAISEKFKKENGLTYSPDQIVVSNGAKQSIANVFLSILNPGDEVIVLSPFWVSYTALIELAEGTPVLVKGGIENDFKATAEQIKAAITDKTKALIFSSPCNPTGSVFTQEELEAIAEVLKPHDILVISDEIYEHINFSGGHASIGAIEGMQDKTVTVNGVAKGFAMTGWRVGYIGAPTWLAKACNKIQGQLTSANCSIAQRATYTALTTDLAPTREMTAEYGKRRELVHGLLSDIPGFKVNMPQGAFYFFPDVSEYFGKSDGNVTINNASDFCLYMLETAHVSLVTGEAFGDPDCLRLSYAASEEDLRTAISRIKEAAAKLK; this is translated from the coding sequence ATGGAACAACTTTCAAACAGAATCAAAAACATGGCAGAATCTGCCACTTTGGCTATGGCTGCCAAAGCAAGAGAATTCAAGGCCAAAGGAATTGACGTCATCAGTCTTAGTTTAGGAGAGCCAGATTTCAAAACTCCAAAGCACATCCAAGAAGGTGCCAAGCAGGCTATTGATTCAGAGAAGTACTTCGCATACCCACCAGTCAATGGTTATGCGGACTTGAGAGAGGCCATTTCCGAAAAATTCAAAAAGGAAAATGGGTTGACTTACTCGCCAGATCAAATCGTCGTATCAAACGGCGCGAAGCAGTCTATAGCGAATGTTTTTTTGTCAATCCTCAACCCAGGTGACGAAGTGATTGTATTGTCCCCGTTTTGGGTGAGTTATACTGCGCTTATCGAATTGGCCGAAGGAACTCCAGTGCTGGTCAAAGGAGGGATTGAAAACGATTTCAAAGCAACAGCGGAGCAAATCAAAGCTGCCATTACGGACAAAACAAAAGCATTGATATTCTCTTCTCCATGCAACCCTACAGGGTCTGTATTTACACAGGAAGAACTCGAAGCGATTGCTGAGGTTTTGAAACCGCATGACATCTTGGTGATCTCTGATGAGATTTATGAGCATATCAATTTTTCTGGAGGACACGCGAGCATCGGAGCTATCGAAGGGATGCAAGACAAGACGGTCACCGTCAACGGAGTAGCGAAGGGTTTTGCAATGACTGGATGGAGAGTAGGCTATATCGGCGCACCGACTTGGTTGGCCAAAGCCTGCAACAAGATCCAAGGTCAATTGACTTCTGCCAACTGCTCTATCGCACAGCGCGCGACCTATACTGCTCTGACTACTGATTTAGCTCCTACTAGAGAGATGACTGCTGAGTACGGCAAGCGTAGAGAGTTGGTGCACGGATTGTTGAGTGATATCCCAGGTTTCAAAGTGAATATGCCGCAAGGAGCGTTTTATTTCTTCCCTGATGTGAGCGAGTACTTCGGCAAATCAGATGGAAACGTAACCATCAACAACGCCTCTGATTTTTGCTTATACATGCTAGAGACAGCGCACGTCTCGTTGGTGACAGGAGAGGCTTTCGGTGATCCGGATTGTTTGAGATTGTCTTATGCCGCTTCAGAAGAAGACCTAAGAACTGCGATTAGCCGCATCAAAGAGGCTGCCGCAAAATTGAAGTAA
- a CDS encoding LytTR family DNA-binding domain-containing protein, protein MGEKGINVAIVEDESPAAEFLKRTLLQQDVLPIKEIIVLESVDSAVQYFINHETDLIFLDIHLADGSSLEILEQVEIKAPIIFTTAYDTYTLEAFKLFTIDYLLKPFDERDLHEALLKLKNMSIRLSSDQIASISKELKGGQKYQQQFLVKHGYDLKTLKIEDVAYFYGSGKHLFIYTFNRESYLYDDTIRGVITKVDPKRFFRINRNYAVNIHAIKRVEILANTKLQVELVPSPPDNSNVSVTKTEIRAFKQWMNK, encoded by the coding sequence ATGGGGGAGAAAGGAATAAATGTAGCGATAGTAGAAGATGAATCGCCCGCGGCAGAGTTCTTGAAACGAACGTTGCTCCAGCAGGATGTATTGCCAATCAAGGAAATCATTGTATTGGAGTCCGTGGATAGCGCCGTTCAATATTTCATTAATCATGAGACGGATCTTATTTTTCTGGATATTCATCTGGCAGATGGGAGCAGCTTGGAAATATTGGAACAAGTAGAAATCAAGGCGCCTATAATTTTCACTACGGCCTACGACACTTATACGCTAGAAGCTTTCAAACTATTCACCATCGACTATCTGCTCAAGCCTTTTGATGAAAGAGATCTTCATGAGGCTCTGCTGAAGTTGAAAAACATGAGCATTCGTTTGAGTAGTGATCAAATTGCTTCTATTTCAAAAGAGTTGAAGGGAGGACAAAAATATCAGCAGCAGTTTCTCGTCAAACATGGATACGACCTGAAAACACTCAAGATAGAGGATGTTGCATACTTCTATGGCTCTGGTAAGCATCTATTTATTTATACCTTCAATAGGGAAAGCTATTTGTATGATGATACGATTAGAGGTGTCATTACCAAAGTAGACCCCAAGCGGTTTTTTAGAATAAATAGAAATTATGCCGTCAATATTCACGCGATAAAACGTGTGGAAATACTTGCCAATACTAAATTGCAAGTAGAATTGGTTCCTAGCCCACCTGATAATTCAAATGTTTCTGTCACAAAAACGGAGATTAGAGCATTTAAGCAATGGATGAATAAGTAA